One Stenotrophomonas oahuensis genomic region harbors:
- a CDS encoding MarR family winged helix-turn-helix transcriptional regulator, with protein sequence MICPETTPPSLGLLLRQVRDGLMRQLDISMAEENLDIGFTHYLGLKVLSFRAPCTANELAQALDQVPSAVTRLLDKLEALGCVRREPHAQDRRALQIVLTDEGRALWARLKLRGEATINDAMRDLSADERAQLLSLLTRVRDSLTTP encoded by the coding sequence ATGATCTGCCCCGAAACCACCCCGCCCAGCCTGGGTCTGCTGCTGCGTCAGGTCCGCGACGGCCTGATGCGCCAGCTCGACATCTCGATGGCCGAGGAAAACCTGGACATCGGCTTCACCCACTACCTGGGGCTGAAGGTGCTGTCGTTCCGCGCGCCGTGCACGGCCAACGAGCTGGCCCAGGCGCTGGACCAGGTGCCGAGCGCGGTGACCCGGCTGCTGGACAAGCTGGAAGCGTTGGGCTGCGTGCGCCGTGAGCCGCACGCCCAGGACCGCCGCGCGCTGCAGATCGTGCTGACCGACGAGGGCCGTGCGCTGTGGGCCCGGCTCAAGCTGCGCGGCGAGGCCACCATCAACGACGCCATGCGTGACCTGAGCGCCGATGAGCGTGCCCAGCTGCTTTCCCTGTTGACCCGTGTTCGCGATTCCCTGACGACGCCATGA
- the rnr gene encoding ribonuclease R — MKTKKPTRGAKAPKSPAPKKGAGPSGKSRAAAKPGKLPPWMPESLQNPAPPRSGKRAGPKPGTGAPVPTRRNPHPQATSRSYDDPFAAREAERYAQPIASREAILQLLDRCDGPQTAEEIGAQLGLTEPDRADALGKRLGAMVRDGQLVQNRRGGFAPVQATNLITGVVIANPEGFGFLRPVEGGDDLFLAPYEMRKVLHGDRVLANVTGIDRRGRREGSIARVLERGMTRLIGRFSVEFGISYVVPDDKRIQRNVQIPPDQTGDARDGQLVVCELTQAPDTRRPPIGRIIAVLGDKLTASLVVETAIHGHELPFEFPQEVLDEAAAVPLTVEPGMIGGRVDLRSTPLVTIDGEDAKDFDDAVYCEPNEDGFRLIVAIADVSNYVRPGTPLDEEAQKRATSVYFPGFVVPMLPETLSNGICSLMPKVDRMCFVCDMQVGRDGEVAHSRFYEAVMNSHARLTYTQVWQAVGENDPAARAAIGPLLPQVERLHQLYKVFAKARTKRGAIEFESSEVRFILDNTGQVTQAGMLVRNDAHKLIEECMIAANVQAARYLISKHVPAPYRDHEKPPESKFEDLQEFLKEFKLSLPPYAKVQPGDYTKLLKKVRERPDAALLESVLLRSQSLAVYSAENLGHFGLALDAYAHFTSPIRRYPDLLVHRAIKYALTGKPVDKYLYTQREMAKLTLLCSERERRADEAEREVDERYRAAWMEKHVGGKFDGVISGVTSFGLFVELDESKVNGLVHVTQLPHDYYQFDATRKTLTGERRGTSYRLGDRVRILVLKASMEERKIDFRLVEEKDDSVPELPPRGQPAKRQKQKY; from the coding sequence ATGAAAACAAAGAAACCGACCCGGGGCGCGAAAGCCCCCAAGTCTCCGGCCCCCAAGAAGGGTGCTGGTCCGTCGGGCAAGTCCCGCGCCGCTGCCAAGCCTGGCAAGCTGCCGCCCTGGATGCCCGAGTCCCTGCAGAATCCCGCCCCGCCGCGCAGCGGCAAGCGTGCCGGCCCCAAGCCGGGCACCGGGGCCCCCGTGCCGACCCGCCGCAACCCGCATCCGCAGGCCACCAGCCGCAGCTATGACGACCCCTTCGCCGCGCGCGAGGCCGAGCGCTACGCCCAGCCCATCGCCAGCCGCGAAGCCATCCTGCAGTTGCTGGACCGCTGCGACGGCCCCCAGACCGCCGAGGAAATCGGCGCGCAGCTCGGCCTGACCGAACCCGACCGTGCCGACGCGCTGGGCAAGCGCCTGGGCGCGATGGTGCGTGACGGCCAGCTGGTGCAGAACCGCCGCGGCGGCTTCGCCCCGGTGCAGGCCACCAACCTGATCACTGGCGTGGTCATCGCCAACCCGGAAGGGTTCGGCTTCCTGCGCCCGGTGGAGGGCGGCGACGACCTGTTCCTGGCCCCGTATGAAATGCGCAAGGTGCTGCACGGCGACCGTGTGCTGGCCAACGTGACCGGCATCGACCGCCGTGGCCGCCGCGAGGGCAGCATCGCCCGCGTGCTCGAGCGTGGCATGACCCGTCTGATCGGGCGCTTCAGCGTCGAGTTCGGCATCAGCTACGTGGTGCCGGATGACAAGCGCATCCAGCGCAACGTACAGATTCCGCCCGACCAGACCGGCGACGCCCGCGATGGCCAGCTGGTGGTGTGCGAACTGACCCAGGCCCCGGACACGCGTCGGCCGCCGATCGGCCGCATCATCGCGGTGCTCGGCGACAAGCTGACCGCCTCGCTGGTGGTGGAAACCGCCATTCACGGCCATGAGCTGCCGTTCGAGTTCCCGCAGGAAGTGCTGGACGAAGCCGCGGCGGTGCCGTTGACGGTGGAGCCGGGCATGATCGGCGGTCGCGTCGATCTGCGCAGCACGCCGCTGGTGACCATCGACGGCGAGGACGCCAAGGACTTCGACGACGCGGTCTACTGCGAGCCGAACGAAGATGGTTTCCGTCTGATCGTGGCCATTGCCGACGTCTCCAACTATGTCCGCCCCGGCACCCCGCTGGACGAGGAAGCGCAGAAGCGCGCCACCTCGGTGTACTTCCCGGGCTTCGTGGTGCCGATGCTGCCGGAGACGCTGTCCAACGGCATCTGCTCGCTGATGCCGAAGGTCGACCGCATGTGCTTCGTCTGCGACATGCAGGTGGGGCGCGATGGCGAAGTGGCACACTCGCGCTTCTACGAAGCGGTGATGAATTCGCATGCACGCCTGACCTACACCCAGGTCTGGCAGGCGGTGGGCGAGAACGATCCGGCCGCGCGTGCGGCCATCGGCCCGCTGCTGCCGCAGGTGGAACGCCTGCACCAGCTGTACAAGGTGTTTGCCAAGGCCCGGACCAAGCGCGGCGCGATCGAATTTGAAAGCTCGGAAGTGCGCTTCATTCTCGACAACACCGGTCAGGTCACCCAGGCCGGCATGCTGGTGCGCAACGACGCGCACAAGCTGATCGAGGAATGCATGATCGCCGCCAACGTGCAGGCGGCGCGCTACCTGATCAGCAAGCATGTGCCGGCTCCGTACCGTGACCATGAGAAGCCGCCGGAATCGAAGTTTGAAGACCTGCAGGAGTTCCTGAAGGAATTCAAGCTGAGCCTGCCGCCGTATGCCAAGGTGCAGCCGGGCGACTACACCAAGCTGCTGAAGAAGGTGCGCGAGCGCCCGGATGCGGCGCTGCTGGAATCGGTGCTGCTGCGCAGCCAGAGCCTGGCGGTGTATTCGGCCGAGAACCTGGGCCACTTCGGCCTGGCGCTGGACGCCTACGCCCACTTCACCTCGCCGATCCGCCGCTACCCGGACCTGCTGGTGCATCGCGCGATCAAGTACGCGCTGACCGGCAAGCCGGTCGACAAGTATCTGTACACCCAGCGCGAAATGGCCAAGCTGACCCTGCTGTGCTCCGAACGCGAGCGCCGTGCGGACGAGGCCGAGCGCGAGGTCGACGAGCGCTACCGCGCGGCGTGGATGGAAAAGCACGTCGGCGGCAAGTTCGACGGCGTGATCAGCGGCGTGACCAGCTTCGGGCTGTTCGTGGAGCTGGACGAGTCCAAGGTCAACGGGCTGGTGCATGTCACCCAGTTGCCGCACGACTATTACCAGTTCGATGCCACCCGCAAAACGCTGACCGGTGAACGCCGTGGCACCAGCTACCGTCTGGGTGACCGGGTGCGCATCCTGGTGCTGAAGGCCAGCATGGAAGAGCGCAAGATCGACTTCCGCCTGGTCGAGGAAAAGGACGATTCGGTGCCGGAGCTGCCGCCTCGCGGCCAGCCGGCCAAGCGGCAGAAGCAGAAATATTGA
- the emrA gene encoding multidrug efflux MFS transporter periplasmic adaptor subunit EmrA, translated as MSQTSAPAAAPAAPSRRGKLLRGLVVIVVLLLAAFALWYFMFGRWFEETDDAYVQGNQVQITPLVSGTVVAINADDGMRVERGQLLVQLDPADTEVALQQAEATLAKTVREVRGLYRSVEGAQAELNARNVALKRVRDDFARRKDLAATGAISNEELAHARDELAAAEAAVAGSRETFERSRALVDDTVIATQPDVQAAAAQLRQAYLNNARAGIVAPVTGYVARRSVQVGQRVQPGNALMAVVPTEQMWVEANFKETQLRHMRLGQEVELKSDLYGGEVHYTGRIDSLGLGTGSAFSLLPAQNASGNWIKIVQRVPVRIAIDPKQLAEHPLRIGLSMKAEVSLRDQKGTVLPTEAAKGQVFDTDVYAKQLHSADDKIHTIIQANLPQQAKAS; from the coding sequence ATGAGCCAGACTTCTGCTCCCGCTGCCGCGCCGGCAGCTCCGTCCCGCCGCGGCAAGCTGCTGCGCGGCCTTGTGGTCATCGTGGTCCTGCTGCTGGCCGCGTTCGCCCTGTGGTACTTCATGTTCGGCCGCTGGTTCGAAGAAACCGACGACGCCTACGTGCAGGGCAACCAGGTGCAGATCACCCCGCTGGTGAGCGGCACCGTGGTGGCGATCAACGCCGACGATGGCATGCGCGTGGAGCGCGGCCAGTTGCTGGTGCAGCTGGACCCGGCCGACACCGAAGTAGCACTGCAGCAGGCCGAGGCCACCCTGGCCAAGACCGTGCGTGAAGTGCGCGGCCTGTACCGCAGCGTGGAAGGTGCGCAGGCCGAATTGAATGCCCGCAACGTCGCCCTCAAGCGCGTGCGCGACGACTTCGCCCGCCGCAAGGACCTGGCCGCCACCGGTGCGATCTCCAACGAAGAGCTGGCCCACGCCCGTGACGAGCTGGCCGCCGCCGAAGCTGCTGTTGCAGGTTCGCGCGAAACCTTTGAGCGCAGCCGCGCGCTGGTCGACGACACCGTGATCGCAACCCAGCCGGACGTGCAGGCTGCTGCCGCGCAGCTGCGCCAGGCGTACCTCAACAACGCACGTGCCGGCATCGTCGCACCGGTCACCGGTTACGTGGCACGTCGTTCGGTGCAGGTCGGCCAGCGCGTGCAGCCGGGCAATGCCCTGATGGCGGTGGTGCCGACCGAGCAGATGTGGGTGGAAGCCAATTTCAAGGAAACCCAGCTGCGCCACATGCGCCTGGGCCAGGAAGTGGAGCTGAAGTCGGACCTGTACGGCGGTGAGGTGCATTACACCGGCCGCATCGACAGCCTGGGCCTGGGCACCGGTTCGGCGTTCTCGCTGCTGCCGGCGCAGAACGCCAGCGGCAACTGGATCAAGATCGTGCAGCGCGTGCCGGTGCGCATCGCCATCGATCCGAAGCAGCTGGCCGAACATCCGCTGCGCATTGGTCTGTCGATGAAGGCGGAAGTGAGCCTGCGCGACCAGAAGGGCACGGTGCTGCCGACTGAAGCGGCCAAGGGCCAGGTGTTCGACACCGACGTGTACGCCAAGCAGCTGCACAGCGCGGACGACAAGATCCACACCATCATCCAGGCCAACCTGCCGCAGCAGGCCAAGGCGAGCTGA
- a CDS encoding glutathione S-transferase family protein, translating into MTTPVLHVHPLSSCCQKVLIAARVLGATLEERFLNLGDPAVRAAFAELSPMGKMPLLEDGDRRVAETSIIIEYLQLHHAGSDARLIPEGADASLDVRFWDRFSDFYVMTPMQALTAERLKPAGQGSDAAVDDARQMLLKSYAVLDRQLQAGGWMAGTDFSMADCAVAPALFYAVAYVPLPKELTHLRAYFERLMAHPSVAAVVDGARPWFKYFPGREGLARRFYDPDA; encoded by the coding sequence ATGACCACGCCCGTCCTGCACGTCCACCCGCTGTCGTCCTGCTGCCAGAAAGTGCTGATCGCTGCCCGAGTACTTGGGGCAACGCTGGAAGAGCGCTTCCTGAACCTCGGTGACCCGGCCGTCCGCGCCGCCTTCGCCGAACTCTCCCCAATGGGCAAGATGCCGCTGCTGGAAGACGGCGATCGGCGCGTGGCTGAAACCAGCATCATCATCGAGTACCTGCAGTTGCATCATGCCGGCAGCGACGCGCGGTTGATTCCGGAAGGTGCAGATGCGTCTCTCGACGTGCGCTTCTGGGACCGGTTCTCAGACTTCTACGTCATGACTCCGATGCAGGCGCTTACCGCCGAACGCCTGAAACCGGCCGGGCAGGGCAGTGATGCCGCAGTCGACGATGCCCGGCAGATGCTGTTGAAGAGTTATGCCGTGCTGGATCGTCAGCTGCAGGCCGGCGGCTGGATGGCGGGTACCGACTTCTCGATGGCCGATTGTGCGGTGGCACCGGCGCTGTTCTATGCCGTGGCTTATGTGCCGCTGCCGAAGGAGCTGACGCACCTGCGGGCGTACTTCGAGCGGCTGATGGCGCACCCGTCGGTGGCGGCCGTGGTGGATGGCGCGCGACCCTGGTTCAAGTATTTCCCGGGGCGCGAAGGGCTGGCGCGGCGGTTCTACGATCCGGATGCGTGA
- the parC gene encoding DNA topoisomerase IV subunit A, translating to MTELARPAFHGFEQLPLREYAERAYLDYSMYVVLDRALPFIGDGLKPVQRRIIYSMSELGLNAASKPKKSARTVGDVIGKYHPHGDSACYEALVLMAQPFSYRYPLIEGQGNFGSSDDPKSFAAMRYTESKLTPIAEVLLGEINQGTTDWVPNFDGTLEEPTWMPARLPHLLLNGTTGIAVGMATDVPPHNLNEIVSALLHLLDDPDASIADLCEHVKGPDYPSTAEIITPLADLRQMYETGNGSVRARATFVKEGNNIVVTALPFQVSPSKVIEQIAAQMRAKKLPWLEDLRDESDHANPVRLVLLPRSNRVDAEQLMGHLFATTDLERSYRVNMNVIGMDGRPQVKNLKMLLSEWLQFRQATVTRRLTHRLEKVERRLHLLDGLLVAFLNLDEVIHIIRTEDEPKAALIARFGLSEDQAEYILETKLKQLARLEEMKIRGEQDELAKERDKIQSILDSKAKLKKLIRDELTADAKKFGDARRSPLVQRGAAQAIDETELVPSEPMTVVLSEKGWIRAAKGHDMDPSTLNYREGDALLGFARARSTQQVAFLDSEGRAYSTAIHTLPSARGNGEPLTGRFSPAAGSAFMTLASGENNTRFVLASSHGYGFVTRFENLVGRNKAGKAMLNLTSGSKVLTPSVVANAETDRIVAVTSSGNLLAIPASELPELDKGKGNKIIEIPKAKLATERVVAVVAVSPGNTLQVHSGARTMNLSFKDLEQYLGARATRGHLLPRGWQKVEGLSVE from the coding sequence ATGACCGAACTTGCCCGCCCCGCGTTCCACGGCTTTGAACAGCTGCCCCTGCGCGAGTACGCCGAACGGGCGTACCTGGATTACTCGATGTACGTGGTGCTGGACCGCGCCCTGCCGTTCATCGGCGACGGGCTCAAGCCGGTGCAGCGCCGCATCATCTATTCGATGAGCGAGCTGGGGCTGAACGCGGCCTCCAAGCCGAAGAAGTCCGCGCGCACCGTCGGTGACGTCATCGGTAAGTACCACCCGCACGGCGACAGCGCCTGCTACGAAGCGCTGGTGCTGATGGCACAGCCGTTCTCGTACCGCTACCCGCTGATCGAGGGCCAGGGCAACTTCGGCTCCAGCGACGACCCGAAGTCGTTCGCGGCAATGCGTTACACCGAATCCAAGCTGACCCCGATCGCCGAAGTGCTGCTGGGCGAAATCAACCAGGGCACCACCGACTGGGTGCCGAACTTCGACGGCACCCTGGAAGAGCCGACCTGGATGCCGGCGCGCCTGCCGCACCTGCTGCTCAACGGCACCACCGGCATCGCCGTGGGCATGGCCACCGACGTGCCGCCGCACAACCTCAACGAGATTGTCAGCGCGCTGCTGCACCTGCTGGATGATCCGGACGCGAGCATCGCCGACCTGTGCGAGCACGTGAAGGGCCCGGACTACCCGAGCACGGCGGAAATCATCACCCCGCTGGCCGACCTGCGGCAGATGTACGAAACCGGCAACGGCAGCGTGCGTGCGCGTGCGACCTTCGTGAAGGAAGGCAACAACATCGTGGTCACGGCCCTGCCGTTCCAGGTTTCGCCGTCGAAGGTGATCGAGCAGATCGCCGCGCAGATGCGGGCCAAGAAGCTGCCGTGGCTGGAAGACCTGCGTGACGAATCCGACCACGCCAATCCGGTGCGGCTGGTGCTGCTGCCGCGCTCCAACCGCGTGGATGCCGAACAGCTGATGGGCCACCTGTTCGCCACCACCGACCTGGAGCGCAGCTATCGCGTCAACATGAACGTGATCGGCATGGACGGGCGTCCGCAGGTGAAGAACCTGAAGATGCTGCTCAGCGAATGGCTGCAGTTCCGCCAGGCCACGGTGACCCGCCGCCTGACCCATCGCCTGGAAAAGGTCGAGCGTCGCCTGCACCTGTTGGACGGCCTGCTGGTGGCGTTCCTCAACCTGGATGAAGTGATCCACATCATCCGCACCGAGGACGAACCGAAGGCGGCGTTGATCGCGCGCTTCGGGCTGAGCGAAGACCAGGCCGAGTACATCCTGGAAACCAAGCTGAAGCAGCTGGCGCGCCTGGAAGAAATGAAGATCCGCGGCGAGCAGGATGAGCTGGCCAAGGAACGCGACAAGATCCAGTCGATCCTGGACAGCAAGGCCAAGCTGAAGAAGCTGATCCGCGACGAACTCACCGCCGACGCGAAGAAGTTCGGTGACGCCCGCCGTTCGCCGCTGGTGCAGCGTGGCGCGGCCCAGGCCATCGACGAAACCGAGCTGGTGCCGAGCGAACCGATGACCGTGGTGCTGTCGGAGAAGGGCTGGATCCGTGCAGCCAAGGGTCATGACATGGACCCGTCCACGCTGAACTACCGCGAAGGTGATGCGCTGCTGGGCTTCGCGCGTGCGCGCAGCACCCAGCAGGTGGCGTTCCTGGACAGCGAGGGTCGCGCCTATTCGACCGCGATCCACACCCTGCCCTCGGCGCGTGGCAACGGCGAACCGCTGACCGGCCGCTTCTCGCCGGCCGCCGGCAGCGCCTTCATGACCCTGGCCAGCGGCGAGAACAACACCCGCTTCGTGCTGGCGTCCTCGCACGGCTATGGCTTCGTCACCCGCTTCGAGAACCTGGTGGGCCGCAACAAGGCCGGCAAGGCAATGCTCAACCTGACCTCCGGCTCCAAGGTGCTGACGCCGTCGGTGGTGGCCAATGCCGAGACCGACCGCATCGTGGCGGTGACCAGCTCGGGCAACCTGCTGGCGATTCCGGCCAGCGAGCTGCCGGAACTGGACAAGGGAAAGGGCAACAAGATCATCGAGATCCCCAAAGCCAAGCTCGCCACCGAGCGCGTGGTCGCGGTGGTCGCGGTGTCGCCAGGCAACACCCTGCAGGTGCACAGCGGTGCGCGGACCATGAACCTGTCGTTCAAGGATCTGGAGCAGTATCTGGGTGCACGTGCGACGCGCGGCCATCTGCTGCCGCGTGGCTGGCAGAAGGTGGAAGGGTTGAGCGTGGAGTAA
- a CDS encoding efflux transporter outer membrane subunit, protein MTTSTFRTFRLQPLLPAALALALSACASTGGLQPQGQLLDPDHLQSQRTLAGQDLSQPGWPATDWWRALGDPQLDALIAEGLQHNPGLDAADARLRQARSQIGTARADRLPSVNASAGYTGVRLPESMVGDEMGGSYAGSVQGYLSFSYGIDLWGGKRAAWEAAVDSGHAAQVDAQAARLDLSAAIAEAYAQLGYAWQLHDVANGELERAQKTLKLTQQRRSAGIDSDLQVRQAETRIPAAQQQLQAAQQQIDEARTALAALVGQGPDRGLQIERPQVLNPLALQLPGVLPSELLGRRPDIVAARWRVEAAGKEIHAAKAKFYPSLNLTALGGVVNSEVDQLLKSSSTFAFLGPALSLPIFDSGRLRAGLDKTDAQYDLAVADYNQSVVGALRDVADQVNAVRSLADQAAAQQQALNTAEAAQDLAQQRYRAGIGSYLDVLVVEEQLLVAQKRLAELQSRQILVSVKLSQALGGGFTPSSDTATLAAPTDSTHS, encoded by the coding sequence ATGACCACTTCTACTTTCCGCACCTTCCGGCTGCAGCCACTGCTGCCGGCCGCACTGGCGTTGGCGCTGTCCGCCTGCGCCAGCACCGGCGGCCTGCAACCGCAGGGCCAGCTGCTTGATCCCGACCACCTGCAGAGCCAGCGCACGCTGGCCGGACAGGACCTGAGCCAGCCCGGCTGGCCGGCCACCGATTGGTGGCGCGCGCTGGGTGACCCCCAGCTCGACGCGCTGATCGCCGAAGGCCTGCAGCACAACCCGGGCCTGGATGCGGCTGACGCGCGCCTGCGCCAGGCGCGTTCGCAGATCGGCACCGCGCGTGCCGACCGCCTGCCCAGCGTGAACGCCTCGGCCGGCTACACCGGCGTGCGCCTGCCCGAATCGATGGTCGGCGACGAAATGGGCGGAAGCTACGCCGGCAGCGTGCAGGGCTACCTGAGCTTCAGCTACGGCATCGACCTGTGGGGCGGCAAGCGCGCCGCCTGGGAAGCCGCCGTGGACAGCGGCCATGCCGCCCAGGTGGATGCACAGGCCGCACGCCTGGACCTGTCGGCCGCCATTGCCGAAGCCTATGCGCAGCTCGGCTACGCCTGGCAGCTGCATGACGTGGCCAATGGCGAGCTGGAGCGCGCGCAGAAGACGCTGAAGCTGACCCAACAGCGCCGCAGTGCCGGCATCGACAGCGACCTGCAGGTGCGCCAGGCCGAAACCCGCATTCCGGCCGCGCAGCAGCAGCTGCAGGCCGCCCAGCAGCAGATCGACGAGGCCCGCACCGCGCTGGCCGCGCTGGTCGGGCAGGGCCCGGACCGCGGCCTGCAGATCGAACGTCCGCAGGTGCTCAACCCGCTGGCGCTGCAACTGCCGGGCGTGCTGCCCAGTGAACTGCTCGGCCGTCGCCCGGACATCGTCGCCGCGCGCTGGCGCGTGGAAGCGGCCGGCAAGGAGATCCATGCGGCCAAGGCCAAGTTCTACCCCAGCCTCAACCTCACCGCGCTCGGCGGCGTGGTCAACAGTGAAGTGGATCAGCTGCTCAAGAGCAGCTCCACCTTCGCCTTCCTTGGCCCGGCGCTGAGCCTGCCGATCTTCGATAGCGGCCGCCTGCGTGCCGGCCTGGACAAGACCGATGCGCAGTACGACCTGGCCGTGGCCGACTACAACCAGTCGGTGGTGGGGGCACTGCGCGACGTGGCCGATCAGGTCAACGCGGTGCGCTCGCTGGCCGACCAGGCCGCCGCCCAGCAGCAGGCGCTGAACACCGCGGAGGCCGCACAGGACCTGGCCCAGCAGCGCTACCGCGCCGGCATTGGCAGCTACCTCGATGTGCTGGTGGTGGAAGAACAGCTGCTGGTCGCGCAGAAGCGCCTGGCCGAGCTGCAGTCCCGCCAGATTCTTGTTTCGGTGAAGTTGAGCCAGGCGCTGGGCGGTGGATTCACCCCGTCCAGCGACACCGCCACGCTCGCCGCCCCCACTGATTCCACGCATTCCTGA
- a CDS encoding DHA2 family efflux MFS transporter permease subunit gives MSAQAPTAPGNPGAPSAAGAFRPANVALCTAGLAMASFMQVLDTTIANVSLPTIAGNLGASSQQATWVITSFAVSTAIALPLTGWLSRRFGETKLFIWATLSFVVASLLCGLAQSMGMLVVSRALQGFVAGPMYPITQSLLVSIYPREKRGQALALLAMITVVAPICGPILGGWITDNYSWEWIFLINVPLGIFAALVVGNQLKGRPEHIEKPKMDYVGLITLVIGVGALQLVLDLGNDEDWFASAKIVVLACVAVVALAVFLIWELTDKDPIVDLRLFRHRNFRAGTLAMVVAYAAFFSVSLLIPQWLQRDMGYTAIWAGLATAPIGILPVIMTPFVGKYASRFDMRMIASFAFVFLSFTSFLRSNFNLQVDFTHVAGVQLIMGVGVALFFMPVLQILLSDLDGREIAAGSGLATFLRTLGGSFAASLTTWLWAHRTQEHHAHLTEHISVYQPGMQEQVAAMGQGDLQHGAAALNNIINHQASQMGFNDIFFLLGWVFLAIIAFLWLAKPPFGAGAGAASAGGH, from the coding sequence ATGTCCGCACAAGCTCCTACCGCGCCCGGTAACCCGGGCGCGCCGTCGGCGGCCGGTGCCTTCCGGCCAGCCAATGTCGCGCTGTGTACTGCTGGCCTGGCGATGGCCTCGTTCATGCAGGTGCTCGACACCACCATTGCCAACGTGTCGCTGCCGACCATCGCCGGCAACCTGGGGGCCAGCTCGCAGCAGGCCACCTGGGTGATCACCTCGTTCGCGGTGAGCACGGCGATCGCGCTGCCGCTGACCGGTTGGCTGAGCCGTCGCTTCGGGGAAACCAAGCTGTTCATCTGGGCGACGCTGTCGTTCGTGGTGGCGTCGCTGCTGTGTGGCCTGGCGCAGAGCATGGGCATGCTGGTGGTGTCGCGCGCGCTGCAGGGTTTCGTGGCGGGGCCGATGTACCCGATCACGCAGTCGCTGCTGGTGTCGATCTATCCAAGGGAAAAACGCGGGCAGGCATTGGCACTGCTGGCGATGATCACGGTGGTGGCGCCGATCTGTGGCCCGATCCTGGGCGGCTGGATCACCGACAACTACAGCTGGGAATGGATCTTCCTGATCAACGTGCCGCTGGGCATCTTCGCGGCGCTGGTGGTGGGTAATCAGCTGAAGGGTCGGCCGGAGCACATTGAAAAGCCGAAAATGGATTACGTTGGTCTGATCACGCTGGTGATCGGCGTGGGTGCGCTGCAGCTGGTGCTGGACCTGGGCAACGACGAAGACTGGTTTGCCTCGGCGAAGATCGTGGTGCTGGCCTGCGTGGCGGTGGTGGCGTTGGCGGTGTTCCTGATCTGGGAACTGACCGACAAGGATCCGATCGTGGACCTGCGCCTGTTCCGGCACCGCAACTTCCGTGCGGGCACGCTGGCGATGGTGGTGGCGTATGCGGCGTTCTTCAGTGTGTCGCTGCTGATTCCGCAGTGGCTGCAGCGTGACATGGGCTACACGGCGATCTGGGCAGGTCTGGCGACAGCACCAATCGGCATTCTGCCGGTGATCATGACGCCGTTCGTGGGCAAGTACGCGTCGCGTTTCGACATGCGGATGATCGCGTCGTTCGCGTTCGTGTTCCTGTCATTCACGAGCTTCCTGCGTTCAAACTTCAACCTGCAGGTGGATTTCACCCACGTGGCGGGGGTGCAGTTGATCATGGGTGTGGGCGTGGCACTGTTCTTCATGCCGGTGCTGCAGATCCTGCTGTCGGACCTGGACGGTCGCGAGATCGCGGCGGGCTCGGGCCTGGCCACATTCCTGCGTACGCTGGGCGGCAGCTTCGCGGCATCGCTGACCACGTGGCTGTGGGCGCACCGCACGCAGGAGCACCACGCGCACCTGACCGAACACATCTCGGTGTATCAGCCGGGCATGCAGGAGCAGGTAGCGGCGATGGGGCAGGGCGATCTGCAACATGGCGCGGCAGCGTTGAACAACATCATCAACCACCAGGCATCGCAGATGGGCTTCAACGACATCTTTTTCCTGCTGGGCTGGGTGTTCCTGGCGATCATCGCGTTCCTGTGGCTGGCCAAGCCTCCGTTCGGCGCAGGCGCGGGCGCTGCTTCCGCGGGCGGCCACTGA
- the bfr gene encoding bacterioferritin, translating to MKGHPDVIACLKELLRGELAARDQYFIHSRRYEDQGLFALYERLNHEMEEETQHADALLRRILFLGGNPDMRPHAFEPGETVEEMLRKDLDTEYSVRNNLAAGMKLCEQHQDYVSRDMLLVQLKDTEEDHAWWLEQQLSLIKRIGLALYQTSKIEAKGTAAH from the coding sequence ATGAAAGGTCACCCGGACGTCATCGCCTGCCTGAAGGAACTGCTGCGCGGCGAGCTTGCAGCACGCGATCAGTACTTCATCCATTCGCGCCGCTACGAGGACCAGGGCCTGTTCGCGCTGTACGAACGCCTGAACCATGAGATGGAAGAGGAAACCCAGCACGCCGACGCGCTGCTGCGCCGCATCCTGTTCCTGGGCGGCAACCCGGACATGCGTCCGCATGCGTTCGAACCGGGTGAAACCGTGGAAGAAATGCTGCGCAAGGACCTGGACACCGAGTACAGCGTGCGCAACAACCTCGCCGCCGGCATGAAGCTGTGCGAACAGCATCAGGATTACGTGAGCCGCGACATGCTGCTGGTGCAGCTGAAGGACACCGAGGAAGACCACGCCTGGTGGCTGGAACAGCAGCTGAGCCTGATCAAGCGGATTGGTCTTGCCCTGTACCAGACCAGCAAGATCGAAGCCAAGGGCACCGCGGCGCATTGA